The Pseudomonas fluorescens genome includes a window with the following:
- a CDS encoding DAHL domain-containing protein, producing MTTIIKKYKWPALLAIALVVFSALIFFLIKSYTYDSSTYFESRDFIRQLKQADANWNVKILRKKIGMNNNLSLTPPLEAGSRWEQLEQLNNAGPLAVLWASRRNGYVEAVKNKTVLVDQFQQHNANLRTALDALPMVEDGIQTLLDGMSAESPTEHLATASNVRELTLTTLEYALYVTSDKAEEVQRQLSDLEKYLDQLPATSQPLFIALTQHVKSIIQEQPIVNDLLDRISVIPVAQELDSITELLNETQRRTAAADRQYHIYLGACASLMALLMIYLAVRLVRSYAVINQINQQLQTSNERLEERVQERTRELMEAERELVDAARMAGMAEIATNVLHNVGNVLNSVNISAELVTRKLRNSKTIGLTKAVKMMNEHAEDLGQFITHDEKGRLLPRYFNELVDSIAAEQAVLIDELAQLTKSIDHIKEIVTTQQTYAGAARLIEPLNVSDLFEDALRMNSGALSRHHVTVIKEYQDVPAIMGDKHRLLLILINLISNAKFAMSHTSEHPREMTLGIRILDETTLCLSVKDRGEGISPENLARIFNHGFTTRKDGHGFGLHSCALAAVEMNGRLYVHSDGPGQGALFTLEVPLELARA from the coding sequence GTGACCACTATTATCAAAAAATATAAATGGCCCGCCCTATTGGCCATCGCGCTTGTTGTTTTTTCGGCTCTGATATTCTTTTTGATCAAGTCATACACATACGACTCATCGACCTACTTCGAATCCCGCGACTTCATTCGCCAGCTCAAGCAAGCCGACGCAAACTGGAACGTCAAGATCCTCAGGAAAAAGATCGGCATGAACAACAACCTGTCGTTGACACCGCCACTCGAGGCCGGCAGTCGATGGGAGCAGTTGGAGCAGCTCAATAACGCTGGCCCACTGGCCGTTCTTTGGGCATCCAGACGCAACGGCTACGTGGAGGCGGTCAAGAACAAAACGGTGCTGGTCGATCAATTCCAGCAACACAACGCCAATCTACGCACCGCCCTGGATGCGTTGCCGATGGTCGAGGATGGTATTCAAACCTTGCTCGACGGGATGAGCGCCGAAAGCCCGACGGAACATCTGGCAACAGCTTCCAATGTTCGTGAGCTGACGCTGACGACGCTGGAGTACGCACTTTATGTCACCTCGGACAAAGCCGAGGAAGTGCAGCGCCAATTGAGTGATCTGGAAAAATACCTCGATCAACTGCCTGCAACCAGCCAGCCCCTTTTCATTGCCCTGACCCAGCACGTCAAATCCATTATCCAGGAACAACCGATCGTCAATGACCTGCTGGATCGCATCAGCGTGATTCCGGTGGCCCAGGAACTGGACAGCATCACCGAGCTATTGAACGAGACCCAGCGCAGGACCGCCGCTGCGGACCGTCAATACCATATCTACCTGGGCGCGTGTGCCAGCCTCATGGCGCTGTTGATGATCTACCTGGCGGTGCGGTTGGTTCGCAGTTACGCCGTCATCAACCAGATCAACCAGCAACTGCAAACGTCCAATGAGCGGCTCGAAGAGCGCGTGCAGGAGCGCACCCGAGAACTGATGGAGGCAGAACGCGAACTGGTGGATGCGGCCCGAATGGCGGGCATGGCCGAAATCGCCACGAATGTGTTGCACAACGTCGGGAATGTGCTGAACAGCGTGAATATTTCAGCCGAACTCGTCACCCGCAAGTTGAGGAACAGCAAGACGATCGGGCTCACCAAGGCGGTCAAAATGATGAATGAACATGCCGAAGATCTCGGCCAGTTCATCACCCATGATGAAAAAGGTCGGTTGCTGCCGCGTTATTTCAACGAACTGGTCGACTCCATCGCCGCAGAACAAGCCGTGCTTATCGATGAGCTGGCGCAGTTGACCAAGAGCATCGATCACATCAAGGAAATCGTCACCACTCAACAAACCTACGCAGGGGCAGCCAGGCTGATCGAACCGCTCAATGTCAGCGATCTGTTCGAAGATGCGCTACGCATGAACTCGGGCGCGCTCAGTCGGCATCACGTCACCGTCATCAAGGAGTATCAGGACGTTCCTGCGATCATGGGCGACAAGCATAGGTTGCTGCTGATCCTGATCAACCTGATCAGCAACGCCAAATTCGCGATGTCACACACCAGCGAGCACCCACGGGAGATGACCCTGGGGATCCGCATCCTCGACGAAACGACACTATGCCTCAGCGTCAAGGACCGAGGCGAAGGCATTTCCCCGGAGAACCTGGCCCGCATCTTCAATCACGGTTTCACGACCCGCAAGGACGGCCATGGGTTTGGCTTGCACAGCTGCGCCCTGGCGGCGGTTGAAATGAATGGCCGCCTTTATGTCCATAGCGACGGACCGGGGCAAGGTGCTCTGTTTACCCTGGAAGTCCCGTTGGAATTGGCCCGCGCCTGA
- a CDS encoding polysaccharide deacetylase family protein, whose amino-acid sequence MKNIARVLFVAALTIGLSGCIGAPIELTPQTEQRLREHPPIRFLLTFDDGPSASSFWNPSLEVLDALADNPVQPGIKAVFFLQTRAPRAGGSDIGRSVMRREQQEGHVLAFHTATHWHTNHRSLSPDELEQSLNNGGSDIAAISGAAPILVRPPFWSFDKRTAAAYRQHGLHILLTDLSANDGKVWGITMSPRRRINLTRQLSEVRERIAAGQLPAVDGVIPVVVTFHDINRYTARHAREYLQILLESAKATGVRTDAKPFYDDHQALERAALARTVDHSAGPVHLPGLWDWLWDSDSH is encoded by the coding sequence ATGAAAAACATCGCCAGGGTGCTGTTCGTCGCAGCCCTCACCATCGGTTTGTCGGGTTGCATTGGCGCCCCCATCGAACTGACGCCGCAAACCGAGCAACGTTTGCGCGAACACCCCCCGATCCGTTTCCTGCTGACATTCGATGATGGTCCCAGTGCCTCGTCTTTCTGGAACCCTAGCCTGGAGGTGCTCGACGCACTCGCAGACAATCCGGTACAGCCCGGCATCAAGGCGGTATTTTTCCTGCAGACTCGCGCACCACGTGCTGGTGGCAGTGATATTGGCCGCTCGGTCATGCGCCGTGAACAGCAGGAAGGCCATGTGCTGGCCTTTCATACGGCGACCCACTGGCACACCAATCACCGGTCGCTGAGCCCTGATGAGCTGGAGCAATCGCTCAACAATGGTGGGAGCGACATCGCTGCCATTAGCGGTGCGGCACCGATTTTGGTGAGGCCGCCATTCTGGAGCTTCGACAAGCGCACTGCGGCCGCCTACCGACAGCATGGCCTGCACATCCTGTTGACCGACCTGAGTGCTAATGACGGCAAAGTCTGGGGCATCACGATGAGCCCGCGGCGGCGGATCAACCTGACCCGGCAACTTTCCGAAGTGCGCGAGCGCATCGCCGCCGGGCAACTGCCAGCGGTGGATGGGGTTATTCCAGTGGTGGTGACGTTTCACGACATCAATCGTTATACCGCCCGGCATGCTCGCGAATACCTGCAAATCCTGCTCGAGAGTGCCAAGGCTACCGGCGTGAGGACCGACGCCAAGCCGTTCTATGATGACCACCAGGCGCTGGAGCGAGCGGCCTTGGCTCGGACGGTCGATCACAGCGCTGGGCCCGTGCATTTGCCGGGGCTGTGGGACTGGTTGTGGGATTCGGATTCCCACTGA
- a CDS encoding DUF6555 family protein: protein MGGPSLYIIDYMLHGEPKSFIIRAEAMNNSEAWHWASCDAGVGRIPKFGREKVKRVSKPLAEKYGITDVRWRASVTPSWVKESS, encoded by the coding sequence ATGGGCGGGCCATCGCTTTACATCATCGACTACATGCTCCATGGCGAACCCAAGTCATTCATTATTCGCGCAGAAGCGATGAATAACTCCGAGGCTTGGCATTGGGCCAGTTGCGACGCGGGGGTCGGGCGCATACCGAAATTCGGGAGAGAGAAGGTCAAGCGGGTCTCCAAGCCCCTGGCTGAAAAATACGGTATTACCGACGTGCGCTGGCGGGCGAGCGTCACGCCGTCCTGGGTCAAGGAGTCCAGCTGA
- a CDS encoding PLD nuclease N-terminal domain-containing protein encodes MSELASYFWIAVAVLLLLVDLWAIVSVFRSDKSAGTKAGWALLLIILPVLGLVIWGVAGPRGVKEGPSSPEHSKG; translated from the coding sequence ATGTCTGAATTAGCCAGTTATTTCTGGATCGCTGTTGCGGTGCTTTTGCTGCTCGTCGATTTGTGGGCGATCGTCAGTGTCTTTCGAAGCGACAAGTCGGCCGGCACCAAGGCTGGCTGGGCCCTGCTGCTGATCATCTTGCCAGTGCTAGGCCTGGTCATTTGGGGCGTAGCCGGGCCTCGCGGGGTCAAGGAAGGTCCTTCATCGCCGGAGCACAGCAAGGGCTAG
- a CDS encoding NUDIX hydrolase: MKIRATVICEENRHILLVRKANSRWALPGGTVERGETHAGAAIRELEEETGLGAENLLYLMRINDGDTEHHVFEASVSNIGAARPQNEISDCFWCPLDSLAQVQMKKGTREILEAFRRRL; this comes from the coding sequence ATGAAAATTCGAGCGACCGTCATCTGCGAGGAAAATCGCCATATCCTCCTGGTTCGCAAAGCCAATAGCCGCTGGGCACTACCGGGCGGGACCGTCGAGCGTGGAGAAACCCATGCCGGCGCAGCTATCAGGGAGCTTGAAGAAGAAACCGGGCTCGGGGCCGAGAATCTGCTTTACCTGATGCGTATCAACGATGGCGACACAGAACATCATGTCTTCGAGGCTTCAGTCAGCAACATCGGTGCGGCCAGACCGCAAAATGAAATCAGCGATTGTTTCTGGTGCCCGCTGGATTCCCTTGCACAGGTGCAGATGAAGAAAGGCACACGTGAGATTCTGGAAGCGTTTCGGCGGCGGTTGTAA
- a CDS encoding helix-turn-helix domain-containing protein, with the protein MPLLRYKLEKYSSSGLLLSSADRNWNGLVAEVRSHSDGVIAKNTRQPTTELVFDARGDSGSVVTRKAYDVIEQTPTRRGMAWICPKGIQEDLVLLSACMPDLLHVHLGAEHFSAEALGECFDGSEYLTMRFERGFEDDLIASISNAILLELKNSTPSGKLLVESLACSAAARLIQRFTSAMPSRLASLERVPNAGVKRIRQVMDYIEDNIESNISLDDLAAVAYLSRFHFARSFKSATGKTPQRYVNERRMERAKYLLTHSTHSIAEVAMILSFSSQATFSRAFHQHTGKTPNEFARESRAWRQNLS; encoded by the coding sequence ATGCCGCTCCTTCGTTACAAACTCGAAAAATACAGTTCATCCGGCTTGTTGCTCTCGTCGGCAGACCGTAACTGGAATGGTCTGGTCGCCGAAGTGCGCAGCCATAGCGATGGCGTGATCGCGAAAAATACCCGCCAGCCCACCACCGAACTGGTATTCGATGCCCGCGGAGACAGCGGCTCGGTGGTGACACGCAAGGCCTACGATGTCATCGAGCAGACACCGACCCGGCGCGGGATGGCGTGGATCTGCCCCAAAGGCATCCAGGAAGACCTTGTCTTGCTTTCTGCGTGCATGCCCGACCTGTTGCACGTGCACCTGGGGGCGGAGCATTTTTCTGCCGAGGCACTGGGTGAGTGCTTCGATGGTAGCGAGTATTTGACGATGCGCTTTGAGCGCGGTTTTGAAGACGATCTGATCGCCAGCATCAGCAATGCCATTCTCCTGGAGTTAAAGAACTCGACGCCGTCGGGAAAATTGCTAGTCGAGTCGCTGGCGTGCAGCGCCGCTGCTCGGCTCATTCAGCGGTTTACCAGTGCCATGCCGTCTCGCCTGGCGTCACTGGAGCGTGTGCCCAACGCGGGAGTCAAGCGCATTCGCCAGGTGATGGATTACATCGAGGACAATATCGAGTCGAACATCAGTCTCGATGACCTTGCTGCCGTGGCGTATCTCAGCCGCTTTCACTTCGCCCGTTCTTTCAAGTCCGCAACCGGAAAGACCCCTCAACGCTACGTCAACGAGCGGCGTATGGAGCGTGCCAAGTACCTGCTCACCCACAGCACTCATTCCATCGCCGAGGTGGCGATGATCCTGAGCTTCTCTTCCCAGGCAACCTTTAGCCGGGCTTTCCACCAGCACACTGGAAAGACGCCCAACGAGTTCGCCCGAGAGTCACGGGCCTGGCGCCAGAACCTTTCCTGA
- a CDS encoding nitric-oxide reductase large subunit: protein MTFCLLGWFGREIYRQAPPVPERVQSAGGQLLFQSVDILDGQTAWQSIGGMQLDSIWGHGGYQAPDWTADWLHRELLAWLELAAQQGYGKAYGDIDGDQQALLRYQLKREYRGNRLVDGTLVLSERRIQAIRQTGDYYDALFGGDPSLSGSRQSFAMKEVTMPDPARRQQLTHFFFWTAWAAATERDGLNTTYTNNWPHEPLIDNNATVENMVWSVISIVVLLAGIGFLVWGWAFLRSHEEGAPTASTQDPLSLITLTPSQKALGKYLLLVGALFGFQVMMGGVTAHYTVEGQDFYGLPLSKWFPYSLTRTWHLQSAMFWIATGFLAAGLFLAPFINGGKDPKYQKLGVDLLFWALVLVVAGSYTGNFLAIAQLMPAEWSFWLGHQGYEYVDLGRLWQIAKFSGIVFWLVLMLRAMVPALRQPGDKNLLVLLACSVIAIGLFYGAGLFYGERTNLSVMEYWRWWVVHLWVEGFFEVFATTALAFIFTSMGLVSKRLATTATLGSASLFMLGGVPGTFHHIYFAGTSTPVMAVGATFSALEVVPLILLGYEAWENWHLKERAAWMTNIRWPLQFFIATAFWNMLGAGVFGFLINPPISLYYIQGLNTTPLHAHAALFGVYGSLALGFSLLILRYLRPNLQFSERLMKTGFWWLNGGLALMIFTSLLPVGILQFYGSASQGLWYARSEAFMQQDLLQTLRWIRTFGDIVFLVGAFAVIWQITKGLLGTSERAGISTVGIISRP, encoded by the coding sequence GTGACTTTTTGCCTGCTCGGTTGGTTCGGGCGTGAGATCTATCGCCAGGCTCCGCCTGTTCCCGAGCGAGTGCAAAGTGCCGGCGGGCAATTGTTATTTCAGTCCGTGGATATTCTTGATGGCCAAACCGCCTGGCAAAGTATCGGCGGTATGCAACTGGACTCGATCTGGGGCCACGGTGGCTACCAGGCGCCTGATTGGACCGCCGACTGGCTGCACCGTGAGCTGCTCGCCTGGCTGGAACTGGCCGCACAGCAGGGCTATGGCAAAGCATATGGCGACATCGATGGCGATCAGCAAGCCTTGCTGCGCTATCAACTCAAACGTGAATACCGCGGCAATCGACTGGTCGATGGCACCCTGGTGCTCAGTGAACGCCGCATCCAGGCGATCCGGCAGACGGGCGATTATTACGATGCTCTGTTCGGGGGTGACCCATCACTCAGTGGCAGCCGCCAGAGTTTCGCGATGAAGGAGGTGACGATGCCTGATCCGGCCCGGCGTCAGCAACTCACTCATTTTTTCTTCTGGACCGCCTGGGCCGCCGCCACTGAGCGTGACGGGCTGAACACGACCTATACCAACAACTGGCCGCATGAACCACTGATCGACAACAATGCCACGGTCGAGAACATGGTCTGGTCGGTCATCAGCATTGTCGTGTTGCTGGCGGGTATCGGCTTTTTGGTCTGGGGCTGGGCGTTCCTGCGCAGCCACGAGGAGGGCGCGCCCACAGCTTCGACGCAGGATCCGTTGAGCCTGATCACCCTGACGCCGTCGCAAAAGGCCCTGGGCAAGTATTTGTTGCTGGTGGGTGCACTGTTCGGCTTTCAGGTCATGATGGGCGGGGTGACGGCGCACTACACCGTAGAGGGGCAGGATTTCTATGGCTTGCCCCTGTCGAAGTGGTTCCCGTACTCCTTGACCCGCACCTGGCATCTGCAGAGCGCTATGTTCTGGATCGCCACCGGCTTTCTCGCTGCCGGGTTGTTCCTGGCGCCGTTCATCAATGGCGGCAAGGACCCCAAGTACCAGAAGTTGGGTGTTGACCTGCTGTTCTGGGCCCTGGTGTTGGTGGTCGCGGGCTCCTACACCGGCAACTTCCTCGCGATCGCCCAACTGATGCCCGCCGAGTGGAGTTTCTGGCTGGGTCACCAAGGTTACGAGTACGTCGATCTCGGTCGCCTGTGGCAGATCGCCAAGTTTTCCGGCATCGTGTTCTGGCTGGTGTTGATGCTGCGTGCGATGGTGCCGGCACTGCGTCAGCCCGGCGACAAAAACCTGCTGGTGTTGTTGGCCTGTTCGGTGATTGCCATCGGCCTGTTCTACGGCGCGGGTTTGTTCTACGGCGAACGGACCAACCTGTCGGTCATGGAATACTGGCGCTGGTGGGTAGTGCATCTATGGGTCGAAGGCTTCTTCGAAGTGTTCGCTACCACTGCGCTAGCCTTCATCTTCACTAGCATGGGGCTGGTGTCCAAGCGTCTGGCGACTACCGCGACGCTGGGCTCGGCTTCGCTGTTCATGCTCGGCGGTGTGCCTGGCACCTTCCACCACATCTACTTCGCTGGCACCAGCACGCCAGTGATGGCAGTGGGTGCGACGTTCAGTGCCCTGGAAGTGGTGCCGTTGATTCTTCTGGGGTACGAGGCCTGGGAGAACTGGCACCTCAAGGAACGCGCGGCATGGATGACGAACATTCGCTGGCCGCTGCAGTTCTTCATCGCCACTGCGTTCTGGAACATGCTCGGCGCCGGCGTATTCGGTTTCCTGATCAACCCGCCGATCTCGCTGTATTACATTCAGGGCCTTAACACCACGCCCCTGCACGCCCACGCCGCTTTGTTCGGTGTCTACGGCTCGCTGGCACTGGGTTTCAGCCTGTTGATCCTGCGTTACCTGCGTCCGAACCTGCAGTTTAGCGAGCGGTTAATGAAAACCGGTTTCTGGTGGCTCAACGGCGGCCTTGCGTTGATGATTTTTACCAGCCTGTTGCCGGTCGGCATCCTGCAATTCTACGGCAGCGCCAGCCAGGGTTTGTGGTACGCCCGCAGCGAGGCATTCATGCAACAGGATCTGTTGCAAACCCTGCGCTGGATCCGCACCTTCGGCGACATCGTGTTCCTGGTCGGCGCGTTTGCGGTGATCTGGCAAATCACCAAAGGCTTGCTGGGAACCTCCGAAAGGGCAGGAATCTCTACGGTGGGAATCATCAGCCGGCCATAG
- a CDS encoding alpha/beta fold hydrolase, protein MTTIVTKEGVELYYKDWGPKDGPVVTLSHGWPLNADSWDYQAYFLASHGFRVIAHDRRGHGRSSQPWDGNDMDHYADDLATVINTLNLRNVTVIGFSTGGGEVARYIGRHGTSRVAKIGLISAVPPLMLKTAKNPGGLPIDVFDGIRNGMLADRSQIFKDIPAGPFYGFNRPGSKTSQGMIDAWWMQGMTGGFKNTFDSVKAFSETDFTDDLKKFDKPTLIIHGDDDQIVPIDAAGRASKKLIPDALLKVYPGAPHGLTETHKDQCNQDLLAFLHS, encoded by the coding sequence ATGACAACCATTGTGACCAAAGAAGGTGTTGAGCTTTATTACAAGGATTGGGGCCCTAAGGATGGTCCTGTCGTTACCTTGAGCCATGGCTGGCCACTGAACGCTGACAGTTGGGATTACCAAGCGTATTTCCTGGCATCCCACGGCTTCCGTGTCATTGCCCACGACCGTCGCGGCCATGGCCGCTCCAGCCAGCCTTGGGACGGTAACGACATGGATCACTACGCCGACGATCTCGCCACGGTTATCAACACCCTGAACCTACGTAATGTGACCGTGATCGGTTTCTCGACCGGAGGCGGTGAAGTCGCCCGCTACATTGGTCGCCATGGCACCTCCCGCGTAGCGAAGATCGGCCTGATTTCAGCCGTACCGCCGCTGATGCTCAAAACCGCGAAGAACCCGGGCGGCCTGCCAATCGACGTCTTCGATGGTATTCGCAATGGCATGCTGGCCGACCGTTCGCAAATCTTCAAAGACATTCCGGCCGGGCCGTTCTACGGCTTCAACCGCCCGGGCTCCAAGACCTCCCAGGGCATGATTGACGCCTGGTGGATGCAGGGCATGACGGGCGGGTTCAAGAACACTTTCGACTCGGTCAAGGCATTCTCGGAAACCGACTTCACCGACGACCTGAAAAAATTCGACAAGCCAACTCTGATCATCCACGGCGATGATGATCAGATCGTGCCAATCGACGCCGCGGGCCGGGCTTCAAAGAAACTAATCCCCGACGCCCTGTTGAAAGTGTATCCGGGTGCCCCGCACGGCTTGACCGAGACCCATAAGGATCAGTGCAACCAAGACCTGCTGGCCTTCCTGCACAGCTGA
- a CDS encoding catalase, which produces MSNHKLTTANGAPVVDNFNTQTAGPRGPALLQDVWLLEKLAHFDREVIPERRMHAKGAGAFGTFTVTHDITHYTKADLFSSVGKQTPMFARFSTVAGERGAADAERDIRGFAMKFYTEQGNWDLVGNNTPVFFFRDPLRFPDLNHAVKRDPRTGMRSAQNNWDFWSSLPEALHQVTIVMSQRGIPRSYRHMHGFGSHTFSLINANNERHWVKFTFKTQQGIANLSDEQAKQLVGEDRESHHRDLFDSIEAKDFPRWTLYIQIMTPDQAQTHPVNPFDVTKVWPHGDYPLIEVGFFELNRNPQNVFADVEQVAFSPANIVPGIGFSPDRMLQARLFSYGDAARYRLGVNHNQIPVNQPQCPVHSFHRDGAMRVDGNHGGTLSYVPNGQGEWLDQPEWREPPLELYGAAGHWDHRVGDDHYEQPGNLFRQMNDQEKQALFENTARSLQSVTREVQLRHIANCNKADVGYGTGIASALAALG; this is translated from the coding sequence ATGTCGAATCACAAACTGACAACGGCCAACGGCGCTCCCGTCGTTGACAACTTCAATACCCAGACCGCCGGTCCTCGCGGGCCTGCCTTGCTACAAGACGTCTGGCTGTTGGAAAAACTGGCACACTTCGATCGCGAAGTAATCCCTGAACGGCGCATGCACGCCAAGGGCGCGGGGGCCTTCGGCACGTTTACCGTGACCCATGACATCACCCATTACACTAAGGCCGACCTGTTCAGTTCGGTAGGCAAGCAAACGCCAATGTTCGCTCGATTCTCCACGGTAGCGGGCGAGCGCGGGGCGGCCGATGCCGAAAGGGACATCCGCGGCTTCGCCATGAAGTTCTACACCGAACAAGGCAACTGGGATTTGGTGGGCAACAACACCCCGGTTTTTTTCTTTCGTGATCCGCTGCGTTTCCCCGACCTCAATCACGCGGTCAAACGTGACCCTCGTACCGGTATGCGAAGTGCCCAGAACAATTGGGACTTCTGGTCGTCACTACCCGAAGCGCTGCACCAAGTCACCATCGTCATGAGCCAACGCGGAATCCCCCGCAGTTATCGGCACATGCACGGCTTTGGCAGCCACACCTTCAGCCTGATCAATGCCAACAATGAACGCCATTGGGTCAAGTTCACCTTCAAGACTCAGCAAGGTATTGCCAACCTGAGCGATGAACAAGCCAAACAGCTGGTGGGCGAGGATCGTGAAAGTCATCACCGCGACCTGTTCGACAGCATCGAGGCGAAAGACTTTCCACGCTGGACCCTGTACATCCAGATCATGACGCCCGACCAGGCACAGACCCATCCGGTGAACCCGTTCGACGTGACCAAAGTGTGGCCCCATGGCGACTATCCGCTGATCGAGGTTGGGTTCTTCGAACTCAATCGCAACCCGCAAAACGTCTTTGCCGACGTAGAACAAGTCGCGTTCAGCCCGGCCAATATCGTGCCCGGCATCGGTTTTTCGCCGGACCGCATGCTACAGGCACGCCTGTTCTCCTACGGCGACGCTGCACGCTATCGCCTGGGAGTCAATCACAACCAGATCCCGGTCAATCAACCACAGTGCCCGGTGCACAGCTTCCATCGTGACGGCGCCATGCGTGTCGACGGCAACCATGGCGGCACGCTGTCCTACGTACCCAACGGACAAGGCGAATGGCTGGACCAGCCGGAATGGCGCGAGCCGCCACTGGAGCTGTACGGTGCCGCCGGACATTGGGACCACCGCGTTGGCGACGATCACTATGAACAACCCGGCAATCTGTTCCGCCAGATGAATGACCAGGAGAAACAAGCGCTGTTCGAGAACACTGCACGCTCACTGCAATCGGTGACCCGGGAAGTTCAGCTGCGCCACATAGCCAACTGCAACAAGGCTGATGTCGGTTACGGTACAGGCATCGCGAGCGCATTGGCGGCGCTCGGCTAA
- a CDS encoding ATP-binding protein → MTTEVYALNAAAEDGFDVVLSFGPFRLYPVERRLERSGESIAIGSRALDILVVLVKEAGSVINKRTLMTKAWKNIVVDESNLRVNIGLLRKILGEGENGARYVANVPGRGYSFVAKVTRLNVMARLELKTDQRSSGDSVPRCSGQMVGRASDLCLLANAIQLHRCVSVIGSGGLGKSMLATACANHLQAEFSTAVHYLNLDSLDQAQPVVSELLMMFGLEQDGADPVTAISAKFVGNRAVLILDNCDGSLEDVATLVEALSESCTELHVLVTIREALRVDGEFAYRLGPLDVPPRELKLSVVEARAYSAVELFMDKCLANGHLCELPDEEVGQMIEICSRLDANPLAITLAASRVATFGLTGTLALLDSNCRLHWTGRRNAVSRHRTLEALLDYSFHALNAQEQALFLRLADFAGVFSLSDVQAMDHTELPDFAMLVGVLDALVGKSLLVPQANASGTMDFRLLETVRIYALEKIIKREGSKREATLLYEHSGHGQGPWCSAVKPDLELEPFSLFDNTAL, encoded by the coding sequence ATGACTACGGAGGTATACGCCTTGAATGCAGCAGCAGAAGACGGTTTCGATGTTGTTCTGAGTTTCGGACCCTTCCGTTTATATCCAGTAGAGAGACGCCTGGAGCGCTCCGGGGAATCCATTGCCATTGGCAGCCGTGCGCTGGATATCCTAGTTGTCCTGGTGAAGGAGGCGGGGAGTGTCATCAACAAAAGAACACTAATGACCAAGGCCTGGAAGAACATTGTCGTTGATGAAAGCAATTTGCGCGTCAACATCGGGCTGCTGCGTAAAATTCTTGGAGAGGGGGAAAATGGAGCCCGGTATGTCGCCAATGTCCCGGGGCGCGGGTACAGCTTTGTGGCGAAAGTCACTCGCCTGAATGTGATGGCCCGCCTGGAACTGAAGACCGACCAACGTTCCTCGGGCGACTCCGTACCTCGTTGTTCAGGTCAGATGGTCGGGCGAGCCAGCGACCTTTGTTTACTGGCGAACGCGATCCAGCTGCACCGCTGCGTATCGGTTATCGGCTCAGGCGGCCTGGGCAAATCGATGCTGGCCACGGCGTGTGCCAACCATCTGCAAGCCGAGTTCTCTACCGCTGTGCATTACCTGAATCTTGATTCGCTCGACCAGGCGCAGCCCGTGGTGTCGGAGCTGTTGATGATGTTCGGACTTGAGCAGGACGGTGCCGATCCGGTCACGGCCATCTCGGCAAAATTCGTCGGAAACCGTGCTGTCCTGATCCTGGACAATTGCGATGGTTCTCTCGAAGACGTCGCGACCCTGGTCGAGGCTCTCAGCGAAAGCTGCACCGAGTTGCATGTGCTGGTGACGATCCGTGAAGCCTTGCGGGTCGATGGTGAATTCGCTTATCGCCTCGGTCCGCTGGATGTGCCACCCCGGGAACTGAAACTGTCAGTAGTCGAGGCGCGGGCCTATTCGGCGGTCGAGCTTTTTATGGATAAATGCTTGGCGAACGGCCACTTGTGCGAGCTGCCTGACGAGGAGGTGGGGCAGATGATCGAGATATGCTCTCGACTCGACGCCAATCCACTGGCAATCACCCTGGCGGCTTCGCGCGTGGCGACCTTCGGGCTCACCGGCACCCTGGCATTGCTCGACAGCAACTGTCGGCTGCACTGGACCGGACGACGCAATGCTGTCTCCCGGCACCGTACGCTGGAGGCGCTGCTCGATTACAGCTTTCATGCCCTCAATGCCCAAGAACAGGCGTTATTCCTGCGCCTGGCGGATTTTGCCGGAGTGTTCAGTTTGAGTGATGTTCAGGCCATGGATCATACCGAGTTGCCGGATTTCGCCATGCTGGTGGGCGTGCTCGATGCGCTGGTCGGCAAGTCACTGTTGGTGCCTCAAGCCAACGCTAGTGGCACCATGGATTTTCGCTTGCTGGAAACCGTTCGGATTTATGCGCTTGAGAAAATCATCAAGCGCGAGGGCTCAAAGCGCGAGGCTACGCTGCTCTACGAACATTCCGGTCATGGCCAGGGTCCTTGGTGCAGTGCCGTCAAACCAGATTTGGAGCTGGAACCGTTCAGCCTTTTCGACAATACAGCCTTGTAA